One genomic region from Euzebya tangerina encodes:
- a CDS encoding type II toxin-antitoxin system VapC family toxin encodes MILVDTSGLLAAMFTDQRDHDACRAVLEAAEPPLLLSPFVLAELDYLVSRHAGVDAELALLEDVAEGAYELTEFGALDVAAAADVAAQHRDLNLGIADASIVVLSQRYRTNQVLTLDQRHFRTVPAFDSLPFHILPADG; translated from the coding sequence GTGATCCTCGTGGACACCAGCGGCCTGCTGGCCGCGATGTTCACGGATCAACGGGATCACGATGCGTGTCGAGCGGTGCTCGAGGCGGCGGAGCCACCCCTGCTGCTCTCGCCCTTCGTACTGGCCGAGCTGGACTACCTGGTGTCCCGACATGCCGGGGTCGACGCTGAGCTGGCGCTCCTGGAGGACGTGGCCGAAGGGGCATACGAGCTGACGGAGTTCGGAGCGCTTGATGTGGCGGCGGCCGCTGACGTGGCGGCCCAACACCGGGATCTGAACCTGGGCATCGCCGACGCCTCGATCGTGGTCCTGTCCCAGCGGTATCGAACCAACCAGGTGTTGACGCTGGACCAACGCCACTTCCGCACGGTCCCGGCGTTCGACAGCCTTCCGTTTCACATCCTGCCGGCTGATGGCTAG
- a CDS encoding RNA polymerase sigma factor, whose amino-acid sequence MGTAAVGSELAHAFAADRAAVLGAVLRRTGDLQLAEDAVQEAFAAALRSWGRDGVPDDPRGWLTTTAWRKAIDRMRAEGAARQRAERVGIDRSQETIETVDVSSAEDDLLVLVLACAHPALSHQAGTVLTLRSVLDVPTEAIGHLFGVSTAAMAQQIVRAKRKIRQAGIRPAVPEPAEIPERLTTARSVIHLLLTHGHAARRGDTATDLGVLREALWLARELHHVVPADDETRALLALTLFTVARAPARVAADGSAVLLQDQDRTRWDHELIAEGQDLLASVPPLSAGGSYRLEALIAAEHCTAPSPEETNWVRLAALHGALVARLPSPAARVAHAVAVGEADGPHAGLRLLAHLATEEEVEDMAIFHAAAGRLLRTAGEAQAADEADRRAREATTNPAHRTAMLRAARRAQPPARPPTS is encoded by the coding sequence ATGGGCACCGCAGCGGTCGGCAGCGAGTTGGCACACGCCTTCGCCGCCGACCGCGCGGCTGTCCTCGGCGCCGTGCTGCGCAGGACCGGGGACCTCCAACTGGCCGAGGATGCCGTTCAGGAGGCCTTCGCTGCCGCACTGCGCAGTTGGGGTCGGGACGGCGTCCCGGACGACCCGCGTGGGTGGCTGACCACGACGGCGTGGCGCAAGGCAATCGACCGGATGCGGGCCGAGGGCGCTGCCCGGCAACGGGCGGAGCGAGTTGGGATCGACCGATCGCAGGAGACCATCGAGACCGTCGATGTCTCCTCGGCCGAGGACGACCTGCTGGTCCTGGTGCTGGCGTGCGCCCACCCGGCATTGTCCCACCAGGCCGGCACCGTCCTGACGCTGCGGAGCGTCCTGGACGTACCCACCGAGGCCATCGGCCACCTCTTCGGCGTCTCCACCGCGGCGATGGCCCAGCAGATCGTCCGGGCCAAGCGGAAGATACGGCAGGCCGGCATCCGCCCCGCCGTTCCCGAGCCCGCCGAGATCCCGGAGCGGCTGACCACCGCGAGGTCCGTCATCCACCTGCTGCTGACGCACGGACACGCCGCTCGCCGTGGAGACACGGCAACTGATCTAGGCGTGCTGCGTGAGGCGCTCTGGCTGGCACGGGAGCTGCACCACGTGGTCCCGGCCGATGACGAGACCCGCGCGCTGCTGGCGCTGACCCTGTTCACAGTTGCGCGCGCCCCAGCTCGGGTGGCTGCAGACGGGTCGGCGGTGCTGCTGCAGGACCAGGATCGGACCCGGTGGGATCACGAGCTCATTGCGGAAGGCCAGGACCTGCTCGCCAGCGTCCCACCGCTGTCGGCGGGCGGGTCCTACCGACTCGAGGCGCTGATCGCCGCCGAGCACTGCACCGCACCGTCGCCGGAGGAGACCAACTGGGTCCGACTTGCGGCCCTGCACGGCGCGCTCGTGGCGCGTCTTCCCTCCCCCGCCGCCCGGGTTGCTCACGCCGTGGCGGTGGGAGAGGCGGACGGACCGCACGCCGGGCTCCGCCTGCTGGCGCACCTGGCGACGGAGGAGGAGGTCGAGGACATGGCGATCTTCCACGCCGCCGCAGGCCGACTGTTGCGGACGGCGGGGGAGGCACAGGCAGCCGACGAGGCCGACCGGCGGGCGCGCGAGGCGACCACCAACCCGGCCCACCGGACCGCCATGCTCCGCGCCGCCCGACGGGCACAGCCGCCCGCACGGCCACCGACGTCCTGA
- a CDS encoding DUF3179 domain-containing (seleno)protein, whose protein sequence is MPVRVSFLLLVLAVIAAACTPADTDDDAAGGADDVAAEAEGGDVDEATDEAQTEPAETEPDETGQTEDPSAEISSTSFPPAPPTPEGPVDADTQAALEVIMDNPGSPDRDAVAALGRSEDPRVLWVLSDLIRFSFQEFDYRAATDAATELSGLDLDELDDFSWGPLTDHLIAWDLPDFPGYVEVKRAIFTSFEDGWEPFFDDDDSNIDWRLTSWGGVRIDDRPLGESPQGCPEGCIPSLDEPELTPAEEGSWYPDDGIVFGVQIGDETVAFPRNIMEVHEMVNATIGGRRIAMPYCTLCGAAQVFFTDTEGGGNGDIVMRTSGLLRRSNKVMFDLTTDSVFDTFTGEAISGPLLDEGMVLEQATVVTSTWAEWRAAHPDTTIVASDGGIGRTYPLDPLRGRDDDGPIFPIGETDDRLGVQDQVVGIILPDGTPVAFPAEAARTALDDGEAVSEGGVTLATDGAGLTAEFEGEAVPSHQAFWFAWSQFHPDTLLWEA, encoded by the coding sequence ATGCCCGTTCGCGTGTCCTTCCTGCTCCTCGTCCTCGCCGTCATCGCGGCGGCCTGCACCCCTGCTGACACCGATGACGACGCAGCGGGCGGCGCCGACGACGTGGCAGCGGAGGCCGAGGGCGGCGACGTGGATGAGGCCACTGACGAGGCCCAGACCGAGCCAGCCGAGACGGAACCGGACGAGACCGGACAGACCGAAGACCCATCTGCCGAGATCAGTTCAACCAGCTTCCCGCCCGCGCCCCCGACACCCGAGGGTCCCGTCGACGCCGACACGCAGGCGGCGCTCGAGGTGATCATGGACAACCCCGGCTCACCCGACCGTGACGCCGTGGCCGCGCTGGGCCGCAGCGAGGACCCGCGGGTGCTGTGGGTCCTGTCCGACCTGATCCGGTTCTCCTTCCAGGAGTTCGACTACCGCGCCGCCACCGACGCCGCCACGGAACTGTCCGGACTGGACCTCGACGAACTGGATGACTTCAGCTGGGGCCCCCTCACCGATCATCTGATCGCGTGGGACCTGCCTGACTTCCCCGGCTACGTCGAGGTGAAGCGGGCCATCTTCACCTCCTTCGAGGACGGATGGGAGCCCTTCTTCGATGACGACGATTCCAACATCGACTGGCGTCTGACCTCGTGGGGCGGCGTTCGGATCGATGACCGACCACTCGGCGAGTCACCGCAGGGCTGCCCCGAGGGGTGCATCCCCTCCCTCGACGAACCCGAGCTCACCCCCGCGGAGGAAGGCTCCTGGTACCCCGACGACGGGATCGTGTTCGGCGTGCAGATCGGCGATGAGACCGTGGCCTTCCCGAGGAACATCATGGAGGTCCACGAGATGGTGAACGCCACCATCGGTGGACGTCGGATCGCGATGCCGTACTGCACGCTCTGCGGAGCCGCGCAGGTGTTCTTCACGGACACCGAGGGCGGCGGCAACGGGGACATCGTGATGCGCACCTCGGGTCTGCTGCGGCGCTCCAACAAGGTGATGTTCGACCTCACCACCGACAGCGTCTTCGACACCTTCACCGGCGAGGCGATCAGCGGACCACTCCTGGACGAGGGGATGGTCCTCGAGCAGGCCACGGTCGTCACCAGCACCTGGGCCGAGTGGCGTGCGGCGCACCCCGACACGACCATCGTCGCCTCCGACGGTGGGATCGGCCGGACCTACCCGCTGGACCCGCTCCGTGGGCGGGACGACGACGGTCCGATCTTCCCGATCGGTGAGACCGACGATCGGCTCGGCGTCCAGGACCAGGTGGTCGGGATCATCCTGCCGGACGGAACTCCCGTGGCCTTCCCGGCCGAGGCGGCGCGCACCGCGCTGGACGATGGCGAAGCTGTGAGCGAGGGCGGGGTCACGTTGGCCACGGATGGGGCGGGCCTGACCGCCGAGTTCGAGGGCGAGGCCGTCCCATCCCACCAGGCCTTCTGGTTCGCCTGGAGCCAGTTCCACCCCGACACGCTGCTGTGGGAGGCCTAG
- a CDS encoding SDR family NAD(P)-dependent oxidoreductase, with amino-acid sequence MSGLLRGKTIAVVAATGAIGSATTVELAAQGAHVVAMARHQHKLDRLLSELPDDAQVTAMVLDATDEKSVQQAFDEVAHDHGLDGTFNAVGAAPAELGYPARAHETDLATFMKPLELIVGSTFLTSRTAASLMAQNGGGAVVTLSATLSGGAFGFMANISAVCGAVEALTRSLSGEYGPAGVRINCLRGDAMPETTTIQATAAGQARLLGLSPEEFQMPPGPSGRPTTTAETAAAAAFLLSDAARGLASQTLTVSDTPRMGG; translated from the coding sequence GTGAGCGGGCTTCTGCGTGGCAAGACCATCGCCGTCGTCGCTGCAACCGGCGCCATCGGCTCGGCGACGACGGTCGAACTGGCAGCCCAGGGTGCCCACGTCGTCGCCATGGCTCGGCACCAGCACAAGCTGGACCGACTGCTCTCGGAACTCCCCGACGACGCCCAGGTCACCGCGATGGTGCTGGACGCGACGGACGAGAAGTCGGTCCAGCAGGCCTTCGACGAGGTGGCCCACGACCACGGGCTCGATGGGACGTTCAATGCCGTCGGGGCGGCGCCGGCCGAGCTCGGCTATCCCGCCCGCGCCCATGAGACGGATCTGGCCACCTTCATGAAGCCACTGGAGCTCATCGTCGGCTCGACCTTCCTGACGTCCCGGACGGCGGCCTCACTGATGGCCCAGAACGGGGGCGGCGCCGTCGTCACCCTCTCGGCGACCCTCTCCGGCGGGGCGTTCGGCTTCATGGCCAACATCTCCGCCGTCTGCGGCGCCGTCGAGGCGCTCACGCGGTCCCTGTCCGGCGAGTACGGGCCAGCTGGCGTGCGCATCAACTGCCTTCGGGGCGATGCCATGCCCGAGACGACGACGATCCAGGCGACCGCAGCTGGACAGGCCCGGCTGCTCGGCCTGTCGCCGGAGGAGTTCCAGATGCCCCCCGGCCCCTCCGGACGTCCGACGACCACCGCGGAGACGGCCGCCGCCGCGGCGTTCCTGCTCTCCGACGCTGCGCGTGGTCTGGCCAGCCAGACGCTGACGGTCTCCGACACCCCACGTATGGGAGGCTGA
- a CDS encoding MBOAT family O-acyltransferase — translation MLFPTIEFAIFFVVVLTTSWFLMPRRLRWKLFMLTASYVFYGWWNARYVLLLVGVTLINHFGATAISRMRAGRGRRLVLAATITADLSILAYFKYYGFFVSSLTNALRSIGVEPPLPLLQIVLPVGVSFFTFQAISYVVDVHRGDTRAVPLLDTAVYLSFFPQLVAGPIVRARELVPQLRRPQDPRNVDAGRGFWLIAAGMFKKVVIANLLATELVDRVFANPDRFNAVELWLAMYGYAVQIYADFSGYTDIAIGVALLLGFTFPDNFDRPYAAVTLQEFWRRWHMTLSRWLRDYLYIPLGGSHGSKLATERNLMITMLLGGLWHGAAWNFVFWGAVHGGWQVLERRGVLFGGYAPPTRRDRVLRALITFHVVCFAWIFFRAESFGRAWTFLGRMVTGWTSAPALDPGVPVWWLVVAIVVPLIAQLTPGDIGERFMALFSRRSALFQGVALAGFLVVVETLGPVGVAPFIYFQF, via the coding sequence GTGCTGTTCCCCACCATCGAGTTCGCGATCTTCTTCGTCGTCGTGCTGACGACGTCATGGTTCTTGATGCCTCGCCGACTGCGGTGGAAGCTGTTCATGCTCACCGCCTCCTACGTCTTCTACGGCTGGTGGAACGCCCGGTACGTCCTGCTCCTGGTGGGCGTCACGCTGATCAACCACTTCGGGGCGACGGCGATCTCACGGATGCGGGCCGGTCGCGGTCGGCGACTGGTCCTGGCGGCCACGATCACCGCGGACCTGTCGATCCTGGCCTACTTCAAGTACTACGGCTTCTTCGTCTCCTCCCTGACCAACGCCCTGCGCTCGATCGGGGTCGAGCCACCCCTGCCACTCCTGCAGATCGTGTTGCCGGTCGGCGTCTCGTTCTTCACCTTCCAGGCCATCAGCTACGTCGTGGACGTCCACCGGGGCGACACCCGGGCGGTCCCGCTGCTCGACACCGCCGTCTACCTCTCCTTCTTCCCCCAACTGGTGGCCGGACCGATCGTTCGTGCCCGCGAGCTGGTGCCGCAGCTCCGCAGACCGCAGGACCCTCGAAACGTCGACGCCGGACGTGGGTTCTGGCTGATCGCCGCCGGGATGTTCAAGAAGGTGGTGATCGCAAACCTCCTGGCCACCGAGCTGGTGGACCGTGTCTTCGCCAACCCCGACCGGTTCAATGCGGTGGAGCTGTGGCTGGCCATGTACGGCTACGCCGTCCAGATCTACGCGGACTTCTCGGGCTACACCGACATCGCCATCGGCGTCGCGCTGCTGCTGGGGTTTACCTTCCCCGACAACTTCGACCGGCCGTACGCTGCCGTGACGCTGCAGGAGTTCTGGCGCCGCTGGCACATGACGCTGTCGCGGTGGCTCCGGGACTACCTCTACATCCCGTTGGGCGGGTCGCACGGGTCGAAGCTCGCGACCGAGCGGAACCTGATGATCACGATGCTCCTGGGCGGCCTGTGGCACGGTGCGGCGTGGAACTTCGTGTTCTGGGGCGCCGTCCACGGCGGCTGGCAGGTCCTGGAGCGGCGTGGCGTGCTGTTCGGCGGCTACGCACCACCGACACGGCGAGATCGGGTACTCCGGGCGCTGATCACCTTCCACGTCGTCTGCTTCGCCTGGATCTTCTTCCGTGCCGAGTCGTTCGGCCGGGCGTGGACCTTCCTCGGCCGGATGGTCACCGGCTGGACGTCGGCCCCGGCGCTGGACCCTGGCGTACCGGTCTGGTGGCTGGTGGTCGCGATCGTCGTGCCGCTGATCGCCCAGCTGACGCCCGGCGACATCGGCGAGCGGTTCATGGCCCTGTTCAGCCGCCGCAGTGCCCTGTTCCAGGGTGTGGCGCTGGCGGGGTTCCTGGTCGTGGTGGAGACGCTCGGCCCGGTCGGCGTGGCGCCCTTCATCTACTTCCAGTTCTAG
- a CDS encoding zinc ribbon domain-containing protein, which produces MNASPEDQAQLLVLADTDQQIRRLEHKRANLPEQQTLDLHVETHKNVGVDLVDATTKQDRLAKEARKHEQRIETANEARKHSESQIYSGQITSERELQALREQIARAHDTKNDIEDSLLEIMQQSEDIAAVVEELTARKQELADQIVDLTDKRDEASRELDAELAELHDRRQAEADLLRPKLVEAYESLRTKRQGRRVVARLENRMCTGCQLDLTAIELEEIKDTAKTSLAYCQQCGSIIVPA; this is translated from the coding sequence ATGAACGCCTCACCCGAGGATCAGGCCCAACTCCTCGTCCTGGCCGACACCGACCAGCAGATCCGCCGCCTCGAGCACAAGCGCGCCAACCTCCCCGAACAGCAGACCCTCGACCTGCACGTCGAGACCCACAAGAACGTCGGCGTGGATCTGGTGGACGCCACGACCAAGCAGGACCGCCTGGCCAAGGAGGCCCGGAAGCACGAGCAGCGGATCGAGACGGCGAACGAGGCGAGGAAGCACTCCGAGAGCCAGATCTACTCGGGTCAGATCACCAGTGAGCGCGAGCTCCAGGCGCTCCGTGAGCAGATCGCCAGGGCCCACGACACCAAGAACGACATCGAGGACTCACTACTCGAGATCATGCAGCAGTCCGAGGACATCGCCGCCGTCGTCGAGGAGTTGACCGCCCGGAAGCAGGAGTTGGCCGACCAGATCGTCGACCTCACGGACAAGCGGGACGAAGCCTCGCGGGAGCTCGACGCCGAGCTCGCGGAGCTGCACGACCGACGGCAGGCGGAGGCAGACCTGCTGCGGCCCAAGCTGGTCGAGGCGTACGAGTCGCTGCGCACCAAGCGACAGGGACGCCGGGTGGTGGCCCGCCTCGAGAACCGCATGTGCACCGGCTGTCAATTGGACCTGACGGCGATCGAGTTGGAGGAGATCAAGGACACGGCCAAGACCTCCCTGGCGTACTGCCAGCAGTGCGGATCCATCATCGTGCCCGCATGA
- the lspA gene encoding signal peptidase II yields MVSVPRDAPSRSLIYATTIVVSIVWVVLDQATKLLAVRAYSDGAPDDLGPVVLRLVYNTGAAFSLPIRLPWLFVTVTVLVVTLVARALPDTPSVRLAGAYGLVVGGAIGNALDRIFRDGAVVDMIDLDFPPLESFPVFNVADIGITVGAGLVLLFMVLLERREAAMPDPAVLAEGEEALAESDGEAERAAEDSESSSTPLLPSDQ; encoded by the coding sequence ATGGTTTCCGTCCCCCGAGATGCCCCCAGCCGCAGCTTGATCTACGCCACGACGATCGTGGTGTCGATCGTGTGGGTCGTGCTCGACCAGGCGACAAAGCTGCTGGCGGTCCGGGCCTACAGCGATGGCGCGCCGGACGACCTCGGACCCGTCGTCCTGCGGCTGGTCTACAACACCGGGGCGGCGTTCTCGTTGCCGATCCGGCTGCCGTGGCTGTTCGTGACCGTCACCGTGTTGGTCGTCACACTGGTGGCCCGAGCACTGCCGGACACGCCGTCGGTGCGGCTGGCCGGCGCCTACGGCCTGGTGGTCGGTGGTGCGATCGGCAACGCGCTCGACCGGATCTTTCGCGACGGTGCGGTCGTCGACATGATCGACCTCGACTTCCCGCCGCTGGAGAGCTTCCCGGTCTTCAACGTCGCCGACATCGGCATCACGGTGGGCGCCGGGTTGGTCCTGCTGTTCATGGTGTTGCTGGAGCGGCGAGAGGCGGCAATGCCTGATCCGGCGGTGCTGGCCGAAGGCGAGGAGGCCTTGGCTGAGTCCGACGGGGAAGCCGAGCGTGCGGCCGAGGATTCCGAGAGCAGCTCCACGCCGCTGCTGCCCTCCGACCAGTAG
- a CDS encoding VOC family protein, whose protein sequence is MTHDTAVHGTISYFEIPAADAEQAKTFYADLFGWTFSPGNAPGYAMIDGGGTQAGLAGADASTSPRLFFTVEDMDAARARVTHLGGTAAEPIAIPAGRFARCTDDQGVTFTLWEDAS, encoded by the coding sequence ATGACACACGACACCGCGGTGCACGGCACCATCAGCTACTTCGAGATCCCCGCGGCCGACGCCGAGCAGGCCAAGACGTTCTACGCCGATCTCTTCGGCTGGACGTTCTCCCCCGGCAACGCGCCCGGGTACGCCATGATCGACGGCGGTGGCACCCAGGCTGGCTTGGCCGGCGCCGACGCCTCAACCAGCCCCCGGCTGTTCTTCACCGTGGAGGACATGGACGCGGCCCGTGCCCGCGTCACACATCTCGGTGGGACCGCGGCTGAGCCCATCGCCATCCCAGCAGGTCGGTTCGCTCGGTGCACCGACGACCAGGGCGTCACCTTCACGCTGTGGGAGGATGCGTCGTGA
- a CDS encoding DUF421 domain-containing protein has protein sequence MTIPELLGSSWSQLAAVVIATVGVFAAIIAATRLLGLRSFAKMSSFDFAATVAIGSIFAATATGSASLAAGALAVAVVYASQGIIAKLRHRPPGAVFDNTPTMLMVEGELLRDNLRRSGVTEADVMAKLREANVLRMEQVRYVILEATGDVSVLHSDGPDATVDQELIGGVAGMETIDRR, from the coding sequence ATGACCATCCCTGAACTCCTCGGCTCCTCCTGGTCGCAGCTGGCCGCCGTCGTCATCGCAACGGTGGGCGTGTTCGCCGCGATCATCGCCGCAACCCGACTGCTGGGCCTGCGGTCCTTCGCGAAGATGTCCTCCTTCGACTTCGCGGCGACGGTGGCCATCGGGTCGATCTTCGCCGCAACCGCGACCGGGAGTGCCAGCCTGGCCGCCGGCGCACTGGCGGTCGCCGTGGTGTACGCCTCCCAGGGCATTATCGCCAAGCTCAGGCACCGCCCCCCGGGTGCGGTCTTCGACAACACCCCGACGATGCTGATGGTCGAGGGCGAGTTGCTGCGCGACAACCTCCGCCGCAGCGGGGTCACCGAGGCAGACGTCATGGCCAAGCTGCGCGAGGCCAACGTCCTACGCATGGAGCAGGTCAGGTACGTCATCCTCGAGGCGACGGGCGATGTCTCCGTCCTCCACAGCGACGGCCCTGACGCGACGGTCGACCAGGAGCTGATCGGCGGGGTCGCCGGCATGGAGACGATCGACCGACGGTAG
- a CDS encoding YciI family protein translates to MHYMLLLTGDPSRWDNPPVVEPDNVIDDWVEMTEALADAGVLLGGDALDASDTATTVRRQDADRLLTDGPFAETTEMLIGYYLIDVDDLDAAVAWAERMPNIRYGAVEIRPVRQSPASGNLAL, encoded by the coding sequence ATGCACTACATGCTGTTGCTGACCGGCGATCCGAGTCGCTGGGACAACCCGCCCGTCGTGGAACCCGACAACGTCATCGACGACTGGGTGGAGATGACTGAGGCGCTGGCCGACGCGGGAGTCCTCCTCGGCGGTGATGCGCTGGACGCATCGGACACCGCCACAACCGTCAGACGTCAGGACGCGGATCGCCTGCTGACCGACGGCCCGTTCGCCGAGACGACCGAGATGCTGATCGGGTACTACCTGATCGACGTCGACGATCTCGACGCTGCCGTCGCGTGGGCCGAGCGGATGCCCAACATCCGCTACGGCGCCGTCGAGATCCGTCCAGTCCGGCAGAGCCCGGCGTCGGGCAATCTTGCGCTCTGA
- a CDS encoding Nif3-like dinuclear metal center hexameric protein, with protein MAVRPRAHADRPDPGDPPGDGLHQWIAALDTAYPPADAAGWDAVGLHVGEARRDRVTGVLVTLDVTDAVLDEAAQLGADLIIAHHPLLFAPLERLTGATAAGRLALRAARQGCAVLAAHTNVDSAGDGTSHPVARILGLVDTRPIQPLPAAAADAPMKLVTFVPAAATDAVIDAMSSAGAGQIGEYSGCAFVAPGTGRFTPGEGASPAIGEVGETEEVAENRIEMVLRAGEVDVVVQELIDAHPYEEVAYDVVPLRTTATSSQGRLDAFADGAKGLGRRGRLPEPRTLADIAETLRTQLPSPHLRLAAADATTWVSEVAICGGAGDSMIPSLIDPAGTPTVDLFITGDLKHHVTLDARTMGLAVIDAGHFATENSTMDVVLERLESIRTLLSLTAPLHRSTVSTDPWTDWSTDA; from the coding sequence ATGGCCGTCCGACCCCGCGCGCACGCCGATCGCCCCGATCCTGGTGACCCTCCCGGCGATGGGCTGCACCAGTGGATCGCCGCCCTGGACACCGCCTACCCCCCGGCCGACGCGGCTGGCTGGGACGCCGTCGGCCTCCACGTGGGGGAGGCGAGGCGTGACCGCGTCACCGGGGTCCTGGTGACCCTCGACGTGACCGATGCGGTACTGGATGAGGCCGCCCAGCTGGGCGCTGATCTGATCATCGCGCACCACCCGCTGCTCTTCGCTCCGCTGGAGCGGTTGACGGGTGCCACGGCTGCCGGTCGACTGGCCCTCCGAGCGGCGCGACAGGGCTGCGCGGTGCTCGCGGCGCACACCAACGTGGACAGTGCGGGAGATGGAACGTCCCATCCGGTCGCGCGGATCCTCGGCTTGGTCGACACCCGCCCCATCCAGCCACTGCCGGCCGCCGCCGCCGATGCGCCCATGAAGCTGGTCACCTTCGTCCCGGCGGCCGCAACCGATGCGGTGATCGACGCCATGAGCAGTGCCGGTGCCGGTCAGATCGGCGAGTACTCGGGCTGCGCGTTCGTCGCACCCGGCACCGGTCGATTCACACCAGGTGAGGGTGCCTCTCCCGCCATCGGCGAGGTCGGCGAGACCGAGGAGGTGGCCGAGAACCGCATCGAGATGGTCCTGCGAGCCGGCGAGGTCGACGTGGTCGTGCAGGAGCTCATCGATGCGCATCCCTACGAGGAGGTCGCCTACGACGTCGTCCCGCTGCGCACGACCGCCACCTCGTCGCAGGGTCGACTGGACGCCTTCGCTGATGGGGCGAAGGGCCTGGGACGCCGGGGTCGGCTGCCCGAACCGCGAACGTTGGCTGACATCGCCGAGACGTTGCGGACCCAGCTGCCATCGCCACACCTCCGGCTGGCCGCGGCCGACGCGACCACCTGGGTGAGCGAGGTCGCCATCTGCGGGGGCGCCGGAGACAGCATGATCCCCAGCCTGATCGACCCGGCGGGCACCCCAACCGTCGACCTCTTCATCACCGGAGACCTCAAGCACCACGTCACACTCGACGCCCGCACGATGGGGCTTGCGGTCATCGATGCCGGGCACTTCGCCACCGAGAACTCCACCATGGACGTGGTGCTCGAACGGCTTGAATCGATCCGTACGCTGTTGTCGTTGACCGCACCGCTGCATCGCTCGACCGTCAGCACCGACCCGTGGACCGATTGGAGCACCGACGCATGA
- a CDS encoding CopG family transcriptional regulator, whose product MIKTTVYLPDELKRQLALVADLEGRSEAEVIRVAISNHVSRPRRRPPTLPLVNEPLGDPDAARRVDDLLEEGFGR is encoded by the coding sequence ATGATCAAGACGACGGTGTACCTGCCAGATGAGCTGAAGCGTCAGCTCGCGCTGGTGGCTGACCTGGAGGGGCGATCGGAGGCAGAGGTCATCCGAGTCGCGATCAGCAACCACGTGAGCCGACCCCGACGCCGGCCGCCGACGCTGCCGCTGGTCAACGAGCCCCTCGGTGATCCGGACGCCGCCCGCCGTGTGGACGATCTCTTGGAGGAGGGCTTCGGTCGGTGA
- a CDS encoding RluA family pseudouridine synthase, producing MAGDEPVVWTVTAEEAGARLDVVLAGQTGMSRSRIQRLIAEGRVLVDDAPAQKSLSVVAGSEVVLSPPAPPQPAPQPPPKVEIRFADQDIAVVAKPADLVVHDGAGVRGPTLVAALEAQGVPLADDGSGRPGIVHRLDRGTSGLLVVASSMDALERLREVFKAHDVHREYWTLVEGWPDPPAATIDAPIVRSTSNRTAFTTGDGGRESRTHYDTLAVHRATGGVSSDTAELRVTLDTGRTHQVRVHLRAIGRPVAGDLLYNGSPSLAADLGLERQALHARRLAFDHPVTGAQVDLTEPLPPDLAAAQALVSAES from the coding sequence GTGGCCGGCGACGAGCCTGTCGTGTGGACGGTCACGGCCGAGGAGGCGGGGGCACGGCTGGACGTCGTGCTCGCCGGTCAGACCGGGATGTCCCGATCGCGTATCCAGCGGCTGATCGCCGAGGGCCGGGTGCTGGTGGACGACGCGCCGGCCCAGAAGTCGCTGTCGGTCGTGGCGGGGAGCGAGGTCGTGCTCTCGCCGCCGGCCCCACCGCAACCGGCGCCTCAGCCGCCACCCAAAGTGGAGATCCGGTTCGCCGACCAGGACATCGCGGTGGTGGCCAAGCCGGCGGATCTGGTGGTGCACGACGGAGCCGGCGTCCGTGGTCCGACCTTGGTGGCTGCGCTCGAGGCTCAGGGGGTGCCGCTGGCCGATGACGGGTCGGGGCGGCCGGGCATCGTCCACCGGTTGGATCGTGGGACCAGTGGCCTGCTGGTGGTTGCCTCCTCGATGGATGCGCTCGAGCGGCTGCGGGAGGTGTTCAAGGCGCACGACGTCCACCGTGAGTACTGGACCCTGGTGGAGGGCTGGCCTGACCCGCCGGCCGCGACGATCGACGCGCCGATCGTTCGATCCACCTCCAACCGGACGGCCTTCACCACCGGCGACGGCGGCCGGGAGTCGCGGACGCACTACGACACCCTGGCGGTGCACCGCGCCACCGGAGGGGTCTCGTCGGACACCGCGGAGTTGCGGGTGACCCTGGACACCGGGCGGACCCATCAGGTGCGCGTCCACCTACGGGCCATCGGCCGACCCGTGGCCGGCGACCTCCTCTACAACGGGTCGCCGTCGCTGGCGGCCGACTTGGGGCTCGAGCGGCAGGCGCTGCACGCCCGACGGCTGGCCTTCGACCATCCGGTCACGGGTGCCCAGGTGGATCTGACCGAGCCGCTCCCACCGGATCTGGCGGCGGCACAGGCGCTGGTGTCCGCCGAGTCCTGA